In the Hylaeus volcanicus isolate JK05 chromosome 1, UHH_iyHylVolc1.0_haploid, whole genome shotgun sequence genome, one interval contains:
- the LOC128884534 gene encoding uncharacterized protein LOC128884534 isoform X3: MRNDIMDMHIVNADSSTDAIWLEKRSPSQTAPPDQVSLSFDKIAVKQELPDEAEIRELAAKMVEANKAKMVTGVAGPPQQRPPQCLLPQSNLPGILGYLNKRPADSSTGAPTKPLPAEGKVPPDDESQRGRFGWTSFDDCHIPYIFRSGEKYCAVRILESKLLNKYLSYLHSDIYSCTCIRSYYITEAESKLFTEINVKHCENQFGRDQFTCKDLVVRLSDAKEFYTFLDVCYTKLTAGTNPNVSGGHKAEKCGFIRINKESVVPYTVKDGLQYVPLFYFEGETENLKLKAEKLEGWDLSYLKFCCKVQGIRNELFASETCSVISLNDIKSYFPPGTGFEDYWPTKVMDSQLLVTSKGSGTGGGWTKQPPTPPATKPVTVQNNVNKAPIDARVAPIRNILPRGSVSNAPQVQQQQRGVVNQPRPVVTTHPAHSSPTALPPGRPNIVTQPMLNSVQNVNGWTGLVGGQPTFQTALVSQANSIIRMPSTLNMHSQMSTQPKNYSQQPTRSRGGGGSATAQYPGVYPVTTMQTVAQAQPPPLVRATVHSSQSNLGVTSTYTTPSLGVPNAVTANTYPQMLGLSEQVQALMPSPTSTLLHQQRHTPSVHNASHTKYPPPLIPVNGNNNNSRDSRGRKQLISIPETHVSTCQVQPYQIQKALVEDKMVPCINFKPYIYSELLMTLSDFVAQYFPACDINGCRQVITDVLHIDLYQGNRLQMNMLMEAGKCSSLNEELPLIQVKSIMKYMPQLKYMFNRGDMVIAPAPAHSSEEHPAKKRQRTS; this comes from the exons ATGAGGAACGACATTATGGATATGCACATAGTGAACGCCGATAGCAGTACGGACGCCATATGGCTCGAGAAAAGGAGTCCATCGCAGACTGCACCACCCGATCAAGTGTCACTCA GTTTTGATAAAATCGCCGTCAAACAAGAACTTCCCGATGAGGCGGAAATCCGAGAACTGGCGGCCAAAATGGTGGAAGCAAACAAGGCGAAAATGGTGACCGGGGTAGCGGGGCCACCGCAACAAAGGCCACCGCAGTGTCTCCTTCCGCAATCGAATCTTCCTGGCATTTTAGGATATTTGAATAAACGACCGGCCGATTCGTCGACCGGTGCACCAACGAAACCCCTTCCCGCGGAAGGTAAAGTACCTCCAGACGACGAGAGTCAAAGAGGACGTTTCGGATGGACGAGTTTCGACGACTGTCACATACCGTACATATTTCGTTCCGGCGAGAAGTATTGCGCCGTACGAATTTTAGAATCTAAGCTGCTGAACAAGTACCTGAGTTACCTGCACTCTGACATCTACAGTTGCACGTGCATAAGAAGTTATTATATTACGGAGGCGGAGAGCAAGCTGTTCACCGAGATAAACGTGAAACATTGCGAGAATCAATTCGGTAGAGACCAATTCACGTGTAAAGACTTGGTGGTTCGACTGTCAGACGCCAAGGAGTTTTACACCTTTTTGGACGTGTGTTACACGAAATTAACGGCGGGAACGAATCCCAACGTGTCTGGCGGCCACAAGGCCGAGAAATGCGGATTCATTCGTATAAACAAGGAATCCGTGGTTCCCTACACGGTGAAGGATGGTCTTCAATACGTGCCGTTGTTTTACTTCGAGGGCGAGACAGAGAATTTGAAACTGAAAGCGGAGAAGCTCGAAGGCTGGGACTTGTCGTATTTGAAGTTTTGTTGCAAAGTACAGGGTATTCGTAACGAACTGTTCGCAAGTGAGACATGCTCGGTGATTAGTTTGAATGACATTAAAAGTTACTTTCCTCCTGGTACGGGATTCGAGGACTATTGGCCGACTAAAGTTATGGACTCTCAGTTGTTAGTGACTAGCAAAGGTAGTGGTACCGGTGGCGGATGGACAAAACAACCGCCGACACCACCCGCGACGAAACCCGTTACCGTGCAAAATAATGTGAATAAAGCACCAATTGATGCGCGTGTTGCTCCTATACGTAATATATTACCCCGTGGATCGGTTTCTAATGCGCCCCAAGTACAACAACAGCAGCGTGGTGTCGTCAACCAGCCGAGACCTGTTGTGACTACGCATCCCGCGCATTCGTCGCCGACGGCACTTCCTCCTGGCAGGCCGAATATCGTAACGCAACCGATGTTGAACTCTGTGCAAAATGTTAACGGTTGGACGGGGCTCGTTGGTGGTCAGCCCACTTTCCAAACAGCGCTCGTTTCTCAGGCGAATTCCATTATACGAATGCCCTCGACTTTAAACATGCACAGT CAAATGTCTACGCaaccaaaaaattattccCAACAACCAACTAGAAGTAGAGGGGGTGGCGGCAGTGCAACAGCTCAGTATCCTGGAGTATACCCGGTTACGACTATGCAGACTGTCGCTCAGGCCCAACCACCCCCTCTTGTCAGAGCAACAGTCCATTCCAGTCAATCTAATCTTGG ggTTACGTCTACGTATACTACACCTAGTTTAGGTGTACCTAATGCAGTCACTGCAAATACATACCCCCAAATGCTTGGTTTAAGCGAACAAGTACAAGCTCTAATGCCATCGCCGACATCTACATTGTTGCACCAACAAAGGCATACACCATCCGTACATAACGCATCTCACACAAAATACCCACCACCATTAATACCAGTTAATGGTAACAATAACAATTCCAG GGATTCGAGAGGTAGGAAACAATTGATATCGATACCGGAAACACATGTATCAACCTGTCAAGTTCAACCTTATCAAATTCAGAAAGCACTCGTCGAAGATAAGATGGTACCTTGTATTAATTTCAAGCCATACATTTACTCCGAATTGTTGATGACGCTCTCCGATTTCGTCGCTCAGTATTTTCCAGCCTGTGACATCAATGGTTGTCGACAGGTTATTACTGATGTCTTGCACATAGATTTATATCAAGGAAATAG GTTACAAATGAACATGTTAATGGAAGCTGGGAAGTGTTCGTCTTTGAACGAGGAGCTACCTTTAATACAAGTAAAAAGTATAATGAAATACATGCCCCAATTGAAGTACATGTTCAATAGAGGAGACATGGTGATTGCACCTGCACCAGCACATTCCTCTGAGGAACACCCTGCCAAAAAGCGTCAACGCACCAGCTAG
- the LOC128884534 gene encoding uncharacterized protein LOC128884534 isoform X6, which translates to MTGINGFDKIAVKQELPDEAEIRELAAKMVEANKAKMVTGVAGPPQQRPPQCLLPQSNLPGILGYLNKRPADSSTGAPTKPLPAEGKVPPDDESQRGRFGWTSFDDCHIPYIFRSGEKYCAVRILESKLLNKYLSYLHSDIYSCTCIRSYYITEAESKLFTEINVKHCENQFGRDQFTCKDLVVRLSDAKEFYTFLDVCYTKLTAGTNPNVSGGHKAEKCGFIRINKESVVPYTVKDGLQYVPLFYFEGETENLKLKAEKLEGWDLSYLKFCCKVQGIRNELFASETCSVISLNDIKSYFPPGTGFEDYWPTKVMDSQLLVTSKGSGTGGGWTKQPPTPPATKPVTVQNNVNKAPIDARVAPIRNILPRGSVSNAPQVQQQQRGVVNQPRPVVTTHPAHSSPTALPPGRPNIVTQPMLNSVQNVNGWTGLVGGQPTFQTALVSQANSIIRMPSTLNMHSQMSTQPKNYSQQPTRSRGGGGSATAQYPGVYPVTTMQTVAQAQPPPLVRATVHSSQSNLGYPTYGKDDWVTSTYTTPSLGVPNAVTANTYPQMLGLSEQVQALMPSPTSTLLHQQRHTPSVHNASHTKYPPPLIPVNGNNNNSRDSRGRKQLISIPETHVSTCQVQPYQIQKALVEDKMVPCINFKPYIYSELLMTLSDFVAQYFPACDINGCRQVITDVLHIDLYQGNRLQMNMLMEAGKCSSLNEELPLIQVKSIMKYMPQLKYMFNRGDMVIAPAPAHSSEEHPAKKRQRTS; encoded by the exons ATGACTGGAATCAACG GTTTTGATAAAATCGCCGTCAAACAAGAACTTCCCGATGAGGCGGAAATCCGAGAACTGGCGGCCAAAATGGTGGAAGCAAACAAGGCGAAAATGGTGACCGGGGTAGCGGGGCCACCGCAACAAAGGCCACCGCAGTGTCTCCTTCCGCAATCGAATCTTCCTGGCATTTTAGGATATTTGAATAAACGACCGGCCGATTCGTCGACCGGTGCACCAACGAAACCCCTTCCCGCGGAAGGTAAAGTACCTCCAGACGACGAGAGTCAAAGAGGACGTTTCGGATGGACGAGTTTCGACGACTGTCACATACCGTACATATTTCGTTCCGGCGAGAAGTATTGCGCCGTACGAATTTTAGAATCTAAGCTGCTGAACAAGTACCTGAGTTACCTGCACTCTGACATCTACAGTTGCACGTGCATAAGAAGTTATTATATTACGGAGGCGGAGAGCAAGCTGTTCACCGAGATAAACGTGAAACATTGCGAGAATCAATTCGGTAGAGACCAATTCACGTGTAAAGACTTGGTGGTTCGACTGTCAGACGCCAAGGAGTTTTACACCTTTTTGGACGTGTGTTACACGAAATTAACGGCGGGAACGAATCCCAACGTGTCTGGCGGCCACAAGGCCGAGAAATGCGGATTCATTCGTATAAACAAGGAATCCGTGGTTCCCTACACGGTGAAGGATGGTCTTCAATACGTGCCGTTGTTTTACTTCGAGGGCGAGACAGAGAATTTGAAACTGAAAGCGGAGAAGCTCGAAGGCTGGGACTTGTCGTATTTGAAGTTTTGTTGCAAAGTACAGGGTATTCGTAACGAACTGTTCGCAAGTGAGACATGCTCGGTGATTAGTTTGAATGACATTAAAAGTTACTTTCCTCCTGGTACGGGATTCGAGGACTATTGGCCGACTAAAGTTATGGACTCTCAGTTGTTAGTGACTAGCAAAGGTAGTGGTACCGGTGGCGGATGGACAAAACAACCGCCGACACCACCCGCGACGAAACCCGTTACCGTGCAAAATAATGTGAATAAAGCACCAATTGATGCGCGTGTTGCTCCTATACGTAATATATTACCCCGTGGATCGGTTTCTAATGCGCCCCAAGTACAACAACAGCAGCGTGGTGTCGTCAACCAGCCGAGACCTGTTGTGACTACGCATCCCGCGCATTCGTCGCCGACGGCACTTCCTCCTGGCAGGCCGAATATCGTAACGCAACCGATGTTGAACTCTGTGCAAAATGTTAACGGTTGGACGGGGCTCGTTGGTGGTCAGCCCACTTTCCAAACAGCGCTCGTTTCTCAGGCGAATTCCATTATACGAATGCCCTCGACTTTAAACATGCACAGT CAAATGTCTACGCaaccaaaaaattattccCAACAACCAACTAGAAGTAGAGGGGGTGGCGGCAGTGCAACAGCTCAGTATCCTGGAGTATACCCGGTTACGACTATGCAGACTGTCGCTCAGGCCCAACCACCCCCTCTTGTCAGAGCAACAGTCCATTCCAGTCAATCTAATCTTGG TTATCCAACCTATGGGAAGGATGACTG ggTTACGTCTACGTATACTACACCTAGTTTAGGTGTACCTAATGCAGTCACTGCAAATACATACCCCCAAATGCTTGGTTTAAGCGAACAAGTACAAGCTCTAATGCCATCGCCGACATCTACATTGTTGCACCAACAAAGGCATACACCATCCGTACATAACGCATCTCACACAAAATACCCACCACCATTAATACCAGTTAATGGTAACAATAACAATTCCAG GGATTCGAGAGGTAGGAAACAATTGATATCGATACCGGAAACACATGTATCAACCTGTCAAGTTCAACCTTATCAAATTCAGAAAGCACTCGTCGAAGATAAGATGGTACCTTGTATTAATTTCAAGCCATACATTTACTCCGAATTGTTGATGACGCTCTCCGATTTCGTCGCTCAGTATTTTCCAGCCTGTGACATCAATGGTTGTCGACAGGTTATTACTGATGTCTTGCACATAGATTTATATCAAGGAAATAG GTTACAAATGAACATGTTAATGGAAGCTGGGAAGTGTTCGTCTTTGAACGAGGAGCTACCTTTAATACAAGTAAAAAGTATAATGAAATACATGCCCCAATTGAAGTACATGTTCAATAGAGGAGACATGGTGATTGCACCTGCACCAGCACATTCCTCTGAGGAACACCCTGCCAAAAAGCGTCAACGCACCAGCTAG